Proteins co-encoded in one Siniperca chuatsi isolate FFG_IHB_CAS linkage group LG11, ASM2008510v1, whole genome shotgun sequence genomic window:
- the sdccag8 gene encoding serologically defined colon cancer antigen 8 homolog isoform X2 codes for MKPLDSDEEEAEQLGAYQKELRQRANESIQQLDSTLEQLSPDGEEVEVRRGSDEEEEDKSAWSQKTQSEAVNQLKSLLLKQCREIPSSLSPLKKQSPSKRVQQEGRSSLPAFQDLVPMIHNQPEYIQHLEAEVKFCKEELQGMKQRIRVVVVENEKLHSDLKSKAVDESLKDYTIRNSMVNESMAANSHIASNTGHSVLQKAEHTTWKNELEQLKVIYQAQIESLEAQVISLRKDLSVSQKECEEVKVRLRHREKQAADALRADGAPRVAGLCLKCAQHEAVLAGTHTNLHVQAIDRLTKERDELLVALRAVRASQQEAQQREWSACLQVKQAVEMAEEANLYKARVEVQCEQLSRELARQREQLEREAQALQERLAEAREEGRAEACKQKEQLAHTVSSLSQRVAELEGQLDRAHRDKSSLTNQLEDALCRLTCQEQDNTKVCVDLRYQLSQAQLKKEEAERELRELNTKTSRQMEKAAQEVERLSSELVGCRQHLEAVQKDGSQWQAEALSLAEQLANAQRQLHLTRQDRESAQRAHEEEMASATLSARERERELAVLLEQTEAQHQQRVGELDGLLSSQNSLIRKLKEECCVLGVKLEELTENSRSEMEQLALEKQHLEDTVKSLRARCSDMEEQCVQHGRMHHRMKDRDRTEGRERWSGKAPS; via the exons ATGAAGCCGTTAGACTCAGATGAGGAGGAAGCGGAGCAGCTGGGTGCTTACCAAAAGGAGCTAAGAC AGCGAGCCAACGAGAGCATACAGCAGCTGGACAGTACTCTGGAGCAGCTGAGCCCTGATGGAGAAGAGGTGGAGGTGCGCAGAGGCagtgatgaagaagaagaggacaagTCTGCATGGAGCCAAAAAACACAGAGCGAAGCAG TTAATCAGCTGAAGAGCCTTCTACTGAAGCAGTGCAGAGAAattccctcttctctctctcctttaaaGAAACAGTCTCCATCCAAG AGAGTACAGCAGGAGGGAAGGTCCAGTTTGCCTGCATTTCAAGATTTGGTCCCAATGATTCACAACCAGCCAGAGTACATCCAACACCTGGAAGCTGAGGTCAAATTCTgcaag GAAGAGCTGCAGGGGATGAAACAGCGGAtcagagtggtggtggtggagaatGAGAAGTTGCATTCAGACCTCAAATCCAAAGCTGTGGATGAATCTCTGAAAGACTACACAATCCGAAACTCCATG GTGAATGAGAGTATGGCAGCCAACAGCCACATAGCCTCCAATACAGGCCACAGCGTGCTGCAGAAAGCAGAACACACCACATGGAAAAATGAGCTG GAACAATTGAAAGTGATCTACCAGGCCCAGATTGAAAGCTTGGAGGCTCAGGTCATCTCCCTCAG GAAGGATCTGTCGGTCAGTCAGAAGGAGTGTGAGGAGGTGAAGGTTCGTCTGAGACACAGGGAGAAACAGGCTGCTGATGCACTGAGGGCTGATGGAGCTCCCCGTGTGGCAGGATTGTGTCTGAAGTGTGCACAACATGAAGCTGTATTGGCTGGGACTCACACAAATCTGCATGTCCAGGCTATTGACAGGCTCACAAA GGAGCGAGATGAGTTACTGGTGGCTCTGCGCGCTGTACGGGCTAGTCAGCAGGAGGCGCAACAGAGGGAGTGGTCAGCCTGTCTCCAGGTCAAACAGGCTGTGGAGATGGCGGAAGAAGCAAATCTCTACAAAGCTAGG gtgGAAGTGCAGTGTGAGCAGTTGTCCCGGGAGCTGGCTCGACAGAGGGAACAGCTAGAACGAGAAGCACAGGCCCTGCAGGAGAGACTGGCTGAGGCCAGAGAGGAGGGCCGAGCTGAGGCATGCAAACAGAAAGAGCAGCtggcacataca gtGTCCAGCCTCTCCCAGCGTGTTGCTGAGTTGGAAGGGCAGCTAGACAGAGCGCACAGAGACAAGAGCTCACTGACCAATCAGCTAGAAGATGCTCTTTGCAGACTTACCTGTCAGGAACAAGACAATACCAAG GTGTGTGTGGATCTGCGATATCAGCTCAGCCAGGCCCAACTAAAgaaagaggaggcagagagagagctcCGAGAGCTCAACACCAAGACCAGTAGACAGATGGAAAAGGCTGCACAG GAAGTGGAAAGGCTGAGCTCAGAGCTGGTTGGCTGTCGGCAGCATCTGGAGGCGGTCCAAAAGGACGGGAGCCAATGGCAGGCCGAAGCCCTGAGCCTAGCAGAACAGCTGGCAAATGCCCAGCGCCAACTGCACCTCACCAG acaggacagagagagtgCACAACGGGCTCATGAGGAGGAAATGGCATCTGCGACCCTCTCAGCGcgggaaagggagagagagctgGCTGTGCTGCTGGAGCAAACAGAGGCTCAACACCAGCAGAGAG TTGGAGAGTTGGATGGTCTGCTGAGTTCCCAGAATTCCCTGATCAGGAAGCTGAAGGAGGAGTGCTGCGTACTGGGAGTCAAACTGGAAGAGCTGACAGAAAACAGCAG aagtgAGATGGAGCAGCTGGCCCTGGAGAAGCAACACCTAGAGGACACAGTAAAGAGTCTGAGAGCTCGCTGCTCCGACATGGAGGAACAGTGTGTCCAGCATGGCCGCATGCACCACCGTATGAAGGACAG GGATAGAACGGAGGGCAGGGAGAGATGGAGCGGGAAAGCACCGAGTTAG
- the sdccag8 gene encoding serologically defined colon cancer antigen 8 homolog isoform X1 — protein MKPLDSDEEEAEQLGAYQKELRQRANESIQQLDSTLEQLSPDGEEVEVRRGSDEEEEDKSAWSQKTQSEAVNQLKSLLLKQCREIPSSLSPLKKQSPSKRVQQEGRSSLPAFQDLVPMIHNQPEYIQHLEAEVKFCKEELQGMKQRIRVVVVENEKLHSDLKSKAVDESLKDYTIRNSMVNESMAANSHIASNTGHSVLQKAEHTTWKNELEQLKVIYQAQIESLEAQVISLRKDLSVSQKECEEVKVRLRHREKQAADALRADGAPRVAGLCLKCAQHEAVLAGTHTNLHVQAIDRLTKERDELLVALRAVRASQQEAQQREWSACLQVKQAVEMAEEANLYKARVEVQCEQLSRELARQREQLEREAQALQERLAEAREEGRAEACKQKEQLAHTVSSLSQRVAELEGQLDRAHRDKSSLTNQLEDALCRLTCQEQDNTKVCVDLRYQLSQAQLKKEEAERELRELNTKTSRQMEKAAQEVERLSSELVGCRQHLEAVQKDGSQWQAEALSLAEQLANAQRQLHLTRQDRESAQRAHEEEMASATLSARERERELAVLLEQTEAQHQQRVGELDGLLSSQNSLIRKLKEECCVLGVKLEELTENSRSEMEQLALEKQHLEDTVKSLRARCSDMEEQCVQHGRMHHRMKDRLQQLDRHCQSSAQQVCELLAKQNQLMQERNTLTEEMHNLHIELPNTRRVDTLST, from the exons ATGAAGCCGTTAGACTCAGATGAGGAGGAAGCGGAGCAGCTGGGTGCTTACCAAAAGGAGCTAAGAC AGCGAGCCAACGAGAGCATACAGCAGCTGGACAGTACTCTGGAGCAGCTGAGCCCTGATGGAGAAGAGGTGGAGGTGCGCAGAGGCagtgatgaagaagaagaggacaagTCTGCATGGAGCCAAAAAACACAGAGCGAAGCAG TTAATCAGCTGAAGAGCCTTCTACTGAAGCAGTGCAGAGAAattccctcttctctctctcctttaaaGAAACAGTCTCCATCCAAG AGAGTACAGCAGGAGGGAAGGTCCAGTTTGCCTGCATTTCAAGATTTGGTCCCAATGATTCACAACCAGCCAGAGTACATCCAACACCTGGAAGCTGAGGTCAAATTCTgcaag GAAGAGCTGCAGGGGATGAAACAGCGGAtcagagtggtggtggtggagaatGAGAAGTTGCATTCAGACCTCAAATCCAAAGCTGTGGATGAATCTCTGAAAGACTACACAATCCGAAACTCCATG GTGAATGAGAGTATGGCAGCCAACAGCCACATAGCCTCCAATACAGGCCACAGCGTGCTGCAGAAAGCAGAACACACCACATGGAAAAATGAGCTG GAACAATTGAAAGTGATCTACCAGGCCCAGATTGAAAGCTTGGAGGCTCAGGTCATCTCCCTCAG GAAGGATCTGTCGGTCAGTCAGAAGGAGTGTGAGGAGGTGAAGGTTCGTCTGAGACACAGGGAGAAACAGGCTGCTGATGCACTGAGGGCTGATGGAGCTCCCCGTGTGGCAGGATTGTGTCTGAAGTGTGCACAACATGAAGCTGTATTGGCTGGGACTCACACAAATCTGCATGTCCAGGCTATTGACAGGCTCACAAA GGAGCGAGATGAGTTACTGGTGGCTCTGCGCGCTGTACGGGCTAGTCAGCAGGAGGCGCAACAGAGGGAGTGGTCAGCCTGTCTCCAGGTCAAACAGGCTGTGGAGATGGCGGAAGAAGCAAATCTCTACAAAGCTAGG gtgGAAGTGCAGTGTGAGCAGTTGTCCCGGGAGCTGGCTCGACAGAGGGAACAGCTAGAACGAGAAGCACAGGCCCTGCAGGAGAGACTGGCTGAGGCCAGAGAGGAGGGCCGAGCTGAGGCATGCAAACAGAAAGAGCAGCtggcacataca gtGTCCAGCCTCTCCCAGCGTGTTGCTGAGTTGGAAGGGCAGCTAGACAGAGCGCACAGAGACAAGAGCTCACTGACCAATCAGCTAGAAGATGCTCTTTGCAGACTTACCTGTCAGGAACAAGACAATACCAAG GTGTGTGTGGATCTGCGATATCAGCTCAGCCAGGCCCAACTAAAgaaagaggaggcagagagagagctcCGAGAGCTCAACACCAAGACCAGTAGACAGATGGAAAAGGCTGCACAG GAAGTGGAAAGGCTGAGCTCAGAGCTGGTTGGCTGTCGGCAGCATCTGGAGGCGGTCCAAAAGGACGGGAGCCAATGGCAGGCCGAAGCCCTGAGCCTAGCAGAACAGCTGGCAAATGCCCAGCGCCAACTGCACCTCACCAG acaggacagagagagtgCACAACGGGCTCATGAGGAGGAAATGGCATCTGCGACCCTCTCAGCGcgggaaagggagagagagctgGCTGTGCTGCTGGAGCAAACAGAGGCTCAACACCAGCAGAGAG TTGGAGAGTTGGATGGTCTGCTGAGTTCCCAGAATTCCCTGATCAGGAAGCTGAAGGAGGAGTGCTGCGTACTGGGAGTCAAACTGGAAGAGCTGACAGAAAACAGCAG aagtgAGATGGAGCAGCTGGCCCTGGAGAAGCAACACCTAGAGGACACAGTAAAGAGTCTGAGAGCTCGCTGCTCCGACATGGAGGAACAGTGTGTCCAGCATGGCCGCATGCACCACCGTATGAAGGACAG